The following coding sequences lie in one Pseudoxanthomonas sp. SE1 genomic window:
- a CDS encoding Hsp20/alpha crystallin family protein yields MSIVQYNPWGNARGLQDEIKQVFDRFLGEADADQSNVVTSQWAPRVDIREDSDRFVILADIPGVDPKDIEIHMDKGILTLRGERVSEKEEGARYSRMERVHGTFYRRFSLPDSANADGITATGRHGVLQIDIPKKPETTPRRIQVQ; encoded by the coding sequence ATGAGCATCGTGCAGTACAACCCGTGGGGCAATGCCCGTGGCCTGCAGGACGAGATCAAGCAGGTCTTCGACCGCTTCCTGGGCGAGGCCGACGCCGACCAGTCCAACGTGGTGACCAGCCAGTGGGCGCCGCGCGTGGACATCCGCGAGGACAGCGACCGTTTCGTGATCCTGGCCGACATCCCGGGCGTGGACCCGAAGGACATCGAGATCCACATGGACAAGGGCATCCTGACCCTGCGGGGCGAACGGGTGTCCGAGAAGGAAGAGGGCGCGCGTTATTCCCGCATGGAACGCGTCCACGGCACCTTCTACCGCCGCTTCTCGCTGCCGGACAGCGCCAACGCCGACGGCATCACCGCCACCGGCCGGCATGGCGTCCTGCAGATCGACATCCCCAAGAAGCCTGAAACCACGCCGCGCCGCATCCAGGTGCAGTAG
- a CDS encoding M3 family metallopeptidase, with amino-acid sequence MTTRLAIALAATLGLAMPAYSQAATPATQTAQAANPFFAESPLPLHYPQFDKIKDSDFAPAFDAGMAEQLKEMDAIANDPAAPTFENTIIAMEKSGQVLDRATTVFFNLVGTDTNDARNKLRADYSAKFAAHGDAISLNPKLFARIKALYDQRNDLGLDAQGVRLIERYHTSFVRSGANLNEADKATLKKMNGELASLGTTFSDNVLKEVNASAVVVDDVKQLDGLTEGQIATAAEVAKKRGLEGKYVLTLLNTTGQPPESQLTNRTLRQRLHEASVVRGSRGGEFDTTALVSRIMKLRADRAKLLGYPNHAAYGLEDQTARTPEAVNAMLGKLAPAAVANAKREAADLQAMIDQEQKAKGEPTFALEPWDWAFYTEKVRGAKYNFDESQLKPYFEMKNVLENGVFYAATQLYGLTFKERTDLPKYHADTWTYDVFNADGSQLAIFIFDPYARDSKRGGAWMNSYVSQSGLTGDKPVVANHLNVPKPPAGEPTLMTWDEVTTTFHEFGHALHGMFSDVKYPYFSGTSVPRDFVEYPSQVNEMWADWPSILANYAKHHKTGEAMPQALLDKVIAASKFNQGFATTEYLGAAMLDQRWHQITADQVPDAAGVMKFEAAALTADGINYTPVPPRYKTPYFSHIMGGYSAGYYAYIWSEVLDANSVEWFKSNGGLKRENGDHFRKTLLSQGGSQDAMKLFRDFAGHDPRIEPLLEKRGLTAPASAAPAATQVK; translated from the coding sequence ATGACCACCCGCCTTGCCATCGCGCTTGCCGCGACCCTTGGACTCGCCATGCCCGCCTACAGCCAGGCCGCCACACCGGCCACCCAGACCGCACAAGCCGCCAATCCCTTCTTCGCCGAAAGCCCGCTGCCGCTGCACTACCCGCAGTTCGACAAGATCAAGGACAGCGACTTCGCGCCCGCCTTCGACGCCGGCATGGCCGAGCAGCTGAAGGAAATGGACGCCATCGCCAACGACCCGGCCGCGCCCACCTTCGAGAACACCATCATCGCGATGGAGAAGAGCGGCCAGGTGCTGGACCGCGCCACCACCGTGTTCTTCAACCTGGTGGGCACCGACACCAACGATGCGCGCAACAAGCTGCGCGCCGATTACTCGGCGAAGTTCGCCGCCCACGGCGACGCCATCAGCCTGAATCCGAAGCTGTTCGCCCGCATCAAGGCGCTTTACGACCAGCGCAACGACCTGGGCCTGGACGCGCAGGGCGTGCGCCTGATCGAGCGCTACCACACCAGCTTCGTGCGCTCCGGCGCCAACCTCAACGAAGCCGACAAGGCGACGCTGAAGAAGATGAACGGTGAACTGGCGTCGCTGGGCACCACCTTCAGCGACAACGTGCTGAAGGAAGTCAACGCCTCGGCGGTCGTCGTCGATGATGTGAAGCAGCTCGACGGCCTGACCGAAGGCCAGATCGCCACCGCAGCCGAGGTCGCCAAGAAGCGCGGTCTGGAAGGCAAGTACGTCCTGACGCTGCTCAACACCACCGGCCAGCCGCCGGAGTCGCAACTGACCAACCGCACGCTGCGCCAGCGCCTGCACGAAGCGTCTGTCGTACGCGGCAGCCGCGGCGGCGAGTTCGACACCACCGCGCTGGTCTCGCGCATCATGAAGCTGCGCGCCGACCGCGCGAAGCTGCTGGGCTACCCCAACCACGCGGCCTACGGCCTGGAAGACCAGACCGCGCGCACGCCGGAAGCCGTCAACGCCATGCTGGGCAAGCTGGCCCCGGCCGCCGTGGCCAATGCCAAGCGCGAGGCCGCCGACCTGCAGGCGATGATCGACCAGGAGCAGAAGGCCAAGGGCGAGCCGACCTTCGCGCTGGAACCGTGGGACTGGGCGTTCTACACCGAGAAGGTGCGCGGGGCGAAGTACAACTTCGACGAGTCGCAGCTGAAGCCGTACTTCGAGATGAAGAACGTGCTGGAAAACGGCGTGTTCTACGCCGCCACCCAGCTGTACGGCCTGACGTTCAAGGAACGCACCGACCTGCCGAAGTACCACGCCGACACCTGGACCTACGACGTGTTCAACGCCGACGGTTCGCAGTTGGCCATCTTCATCTTCGACCCGTATGCGCGCGACTCCAAGCGCGGCGGCGCATGGATGAACTCGTACGTGTCGCAGTCGGGCCTGACCGGCGACAAGCCGGTGGTCGCCAACCATCTGAACGTGCCGAAGCCGCCGGCCGGCGAGCCGACGCTGATGACGTGGGACGAAGTGACCACCACGTTCCATGAGTTCGGCCATGCGCTGCACGGCATGTTCTCCGACGTGAAGTATCCGTACTTCAGCGGCACCAGCGTGCCGCGCGACTTCGTGGAATACCCGTCGCAGGTCAACGAGATGTGGGCCGACTGGCCGTCGATCCTGGCCAACTACGCCAAGCACCACAAGACCGGCGAGGCCATGCCGCAGGCACTGCTGGACAAGGTGATCGCCGCGTCCAAGTTCAACCAGGGCTTCGCCACCACCGAGTACCTGGGCGCCGCGATGCTGGACCAGCGCTGGCACCAGATCACCGCCGACCAGGTGCCGGACGCCGCCGGCGTGATGAAGTTCGAGGCCGCCGCGCTGACCGCCGACGGCATCAACTACACGCCGGTGCCGCCGCGCTACAAGACGCCCTACTTCAGCCACATCATGGGCGGCTACTCGGCCGGCTACTACGCCTACATCTGGTCTGAAGTGCTGGACGCGAACAGCGTGGAATGGTTCAAGAGCAACGGCGGCCTGAAGCGCGAGAACGGCGATCACTTCCGCAAGACGCTGCTGTCGCAGGGCGGCAGCCAGGATGCGATGAAGCTGTTCCGCGACTTCGCCGGCCACGATCCCAGGATCGAGCCCCTGCTGGAGAAGCGCGGCCTGACGGCACCCGCCAGCGCTGCGCCGGCGGCCACGCAGGTCAAGTAA
- a CDS encoding DnaJ C-terminal domain-containing protein gives MQFKDYYAVLGVEPTAGDAEIKTAYRRLARKYHPDVSKEPGAEDQFKAVNEAYEALRDPQKRSAYDQLRARGYRPGEEFRPPPDFGRGGPGSQDFDYEEIFGGAGGGSGGFSDFFEGLFGRRARAEQAQSRGPQPMRDSRAKLSVPLQAVHDGGSVRVNVNGRQLDVRVPTGVKPGQVIRLAGQGVQGGNLLLEVEYAPHPQFEVDGRNIIHVLSLTPWQAALGATVSVPTLGGAVDLKIPADSDSGRKLRLRGRGLPGTPAGDQIVELEITAPRAETDEQRQAYAALGKAFDA, from the coding sequence ATGCAGTTCAAGGACTATTACGCGGTGCTGGGCGTCGAGCCCACGGCCGGCGACGCCGAGATCAAGACGGCGTACCGTCGCTTGGCCCGCAAGTACCACCCCGACGTCAGCAAGGAGCCCGGCGCCGAGGATCAGTTCAAGGCCGTCAACGAGGCGTACGAGGCCCTGCGTGACCCGCAGAAGCGGTCCGCGTATGACCAGTTGCGTGCGCGCGGCTACCGGCCCGGCGAGGAATTCCGTCCACCGCCGGATTTCGGGCGCGGCGGACCGGGATCGCAGGACTTCGATTACGAGGAGATCTTCGGCGGCGCAGGTGGCGGCAGCGGCGGATTCAGTGATTTCTTCGAAGGGCTGTTCGGCAGGCGCGCCCGCGCGGAGCAGGCGCAGTCGCGCGGACCGCAGCCGATGCGGGATTCGCGCGCGAAGCTGTCGGTACCGTTGCAGGCGGTGCATGACGGCGGCAGCGTGCGGGTGAACGTCAACGGGCGGCAGCTCGATGTCCGCGTGCCGACGGGCGTGAAGCCGGGGCAGGTGATCCGCCTGGCCGGGCAGGGCGTGCAGGGCGGCAACCTGCTGCTGGAAGTGGAGTACGCGCCGCACCCGCAGTTCGAGGTGGACGGCCGCAACATCATCCACGTGCTGTCGTTGACGCCGTGGCAGGCGGCCCTGGGCGCAACCGTCAGTGTCCCCACGCTGGGTGGTGCAGTGGACCTGAAGATCCCGGCGGACTCGGATTCCGGCCGCAAGCTGCGCCTGCGTGGGCGCGGCCTGCCCGGCACGCCGGCGGGTGACCAGATCGTGGAACTGGAGATCACGGCGCCGCGTGCGGAGACCGATGAGCAGCGCCAGGCCTACGCGGCACTGGGCAAGGCCTTCGACGCCTGA
- a CDS encoding peroxiredoxin, with amino-acid sequence MSIQVGERIPEVTLKRIREGVETVDTTTLFDGRKAVLFAVPGAFTPTCSEKHLPSYVQHFDDFRHRGIEVFCVSVNDPFVMQAWGKTQHVPDGLQMLADGNADLAKALGLEMDASAYGMGIRAKRFALYVEDGVVKNVFVEAPGEYKVSGAEHVLEQIG; translated from the coding sequence ATGAGCATCCAGGTTGGCGAGCGCATTCCCGAAGTGACCCTCAAGCGCATCCGAGAAGGCGTGGAAACGGTGGATACCACCACCCTGTTCGACGGCCGCAAGGCGGTGCTGTTCGCCGTGCCGGGCGCATTCACCCCGACCTGTTCGGAAAAGCATTTGCCCAGTTATGTGCAGCACTTCGACGATTTCCGCCACCGCGGCATCGAAGTCTTCTGCGTGTCCGTCAACGATCCCTTCGTCATGCAGGCCTGGGGCAAGACCCAGCACGTGCCGGATGGCCTGCAGATGCTCGCCGACGGCAATGCCGACCTGGCCAAGGCGCTCGGCCTGGAGATGGACGCCAGCGCCTACGGCATGGGCATCCGCGCCAAGCGCTTCGCTCTGTATGTGGAAGACGGCGTGGTGAAGAACGTGTTCGTCGAAGCGCCCGGCGAGTACAAGGTCTCCGGCGCGGAGCATGTGCTGGAACAGATCGGCTGA
- the pbpC gene encoding penicillin-binding protein 1C, whose protein sequence is MTRLRWSTVVVLVALLVADLAFPPPLPKSRDTSTLVVARDGTPLRAFADRDGVWRYPASPDTVSPLYLQALLNYEDRWFWKHPGINPWALMRAAGQFVRHGRVVSGGSTLTMQVARMLDRHSRTPWGKAKQMLRAVQLEVHLSKREILTLYLERAPFGGTIEGVDAASWAYLGKPASRLSHAEAALLAVLPQSPSRLRPDRHPDAARIARDKVLQRMVDLGAWSRAEVDDARIEPVVARSLQAPLSAALLAERLRRQQPRASRITSTIDAGLQRTLEERVQGYFSTLPARTSAALLVVDNATMEARAYVGSVAFGDRERLGHVDMVQAWRSPGSTLKPFLYGLALDDGLIHSESLLIDAPQSFGGYRPGNFDAAFNGPVGAADALRLSLNVPAVDLLDRVGPARFSARLANNGLVLRYPRGEQPNLSLILGGTGARLEDLVGAYAGLNRGGLSGRVRYSAQDPSSDRRLLSPGAAWIIREVLEAHPRPGYGSGVLDTGSRPRVAWKTGTSYGFRDAWALGSTRRHTVGVWVGRPDGTPLPGQYGAVTALPLMFEVIDSLPRGQGDAGPAPPPADVAERAICWPLGTQVEAESPQLCQRRRDAWTLGGNVPPTFAERDARLWSAGRERFEVDARTGLRLSGECARTHDARGTEIARWPALASPWLPARERTASRLPPLSPDCQPDGRDAAEELRIEGLNDLATLARAPGSEHGVRLQLRALGTDTRVQWLLDGRWIAETRGAQAFRRDFTEAGEHQLTALADSGAWARARFKVLR, encoded by the coding sequence CTGACCCGCCTGCGATGGTCGACGGTGGTGGTGCTTGTCGCACTGCTGGTGGCGGACCTTGCGTTCCCGCCGCCGCTGCCGAAGAGCCGCGACACCAGCACCCTGGTCGTCGCACGCGACGGCACGCCGCTGCGCGCCTTCGCCGATCGCGACGGGGTCTGGCGCTATCCCGCATCTCCCGACACGGTATCGCCGCTCTACCTGCAGGCGCTGCTGAACTACGAAGACCGCTGGTTCTGGAAGCATCCCGGCATCAATCCGTGGGCGCTCATGCGCGCGGCCGGGCAGTTCGTCCGTCACGGACGGGTGGTGTCGGGAGGCTCCACGCTGACCATGCAGGTGGCGCGCATGCTGGATCGCCACTCGCGCACGCCCTGGGGCAAAGCCAAGCAGATGCTGCGGGCGGTGCAGTTGGAAGTGCACCTGTCCAAGCGCGAGATCCTGACGCTCTACCTGGAGCGCGCGCCATTCGGCGGCACCATCGAAGGCGTGGATGCGGCGAGCTGGGCGTATCTCGGCAAGCCGGCATCGCGGCTCTCGCATGCAGAGGCAGCACTGCTCGCGGTGCTGCCGCAGTCGCCCAGCCGGCTGCGCCCGGACCGCCATCCGGATGCGGCGCGCATCGCGCGGGACAAGGTGCTGCAGCGCATGGTCGACCTTGGCGCATGGTCGAGGGCCGAGGTTGATGACGCACGTATCGAGCCCGTCGTCGCCCGCAGCCTGCAGGCACCGTTGAGCGCCGCCCTGCTGGCCGAACGCCTGCGCCGCCAGCAACCACGGGCATCACGCATCACGTCCACCATCGACGCGGGCCTGCAGCGCACGTTGGAGGAACGCGTGCAGGGCTACTTCTCCACATTGCCCGCGCGCACGTCGGCCGCGTTGTTGGTGGTCGACAACGCCACGATGGAAGCGCGCGCCTATGTCGGCTCGGTGGCGTTCGGTGACCGCGAACGGCTTGGCCATGTGGACATGGTGCAGGCGTGGCGTTCGCCCGGCTCGACGCTGAAGCCGTTCCTGTACGGACTGGCGCTCGATGATGGACTGATCCATTCCGAAAGCCTGTTGATCGACGCGCCGCAGTCGTTCGGCGGTTACCGGCCCGGCAACTTCGACGCCGCCTTCAACGGCCCTGTCGGCGCGGCCGACGCGCTGCGGTTGTCGCTCAACGTACCGGCAGTGGACCTGCTGGATCGTGTGGGTCCGGCGCGTTTCTCCGCGCGATTGGCGAACAACGGCCTGGTGCTGCGCTATCCGCGCGGCGAGCAGCCCAACCTGTCGCTGATCCTCGGCGGCACGGGCGCGCGCCTGGAGGATCTGGTCGGTGCATATGCGGGGCTCAATCGCGGTGGACTGTCGGGCCGCGTGCGCTACAGCGCGCAGGATCCTTCGTCCGATCGGCGCCTGCTGTCGCCCGGCGCTGCCTGGATCATCCGCGAAGTACTCGAAGCGCACCCGCGCCCCGGTTATGGCAGCGGCGTGCTGGACACCGGCAGCCGGCCGCGCGTGGCGTGGAAGACCGGCACCAGTTACGGCTTCCGCGACGCGTGGGCGCTCGGCAGCACGCGTCGCCATACCGTCGGCGTGTGGGTGGGCAGGCCCGATGGCACGCCGCTGCCGGGCCAGTACGGCGCGGTCACTGCGCTGCCGTTGATGTTCGAGGTGATCGACAGCCTGCCGCGTGGCCAAGGCGATGCGGGTCCGGCTCCGCCACCCGCCGACGTGGCGGAGCGCGCCATCTGCTGGCCGCTGGGCACACAGGTGGAAGCCGAGTCGCCGCAGCTCTGCCAGCGCAGGCGTGATGCGTGGACGCTGGGCGGCAATGTGCCGCCCACGTTCGCCGAACGCGACGCGCGCCTGTGGAGCGCCGGCCGAGAGCGCTTCGAGGTGGATGCGCGGACCGGGCTGCGTCTCTCAGGCGAGTGCGCGCGCACGCACGACGCGCGCGGCACGGAAATCGCGCGCTGGCCTGCATTGGCGTCGCCGTGGCTGCCTGCGCGCGAGCGGACGGCGTCGCGGCTGCCACCGTTGTCGCCGGATTGCCAGCCCGACGGCCGCGATGCGGCCGAGGAACTGCGCATCGAGGGCTTGAATGACCTCGCCACGCTGGCGCGTGCGCCGGGCAGTGAGCATGGCGTCCGGCTGCAGTTGCGCGCACTGGGCACCGACACGCGCGTGCAGTGGTTGCTGGACGGGCGCTGGATCGCGGAGACCCGGGGCGCGCAGGCATTCCGGCGGGACTTCACCGAGGCGGGCGAACACCAGCTCACCGCACTGGCCGACAGCGGCGCGTGGGCGAGGGCGCGGTTCAAGGTGCTGCGGTAG
- a CDS encoding amidohydrolase family protein produces the protein MKPVLALCYALLLAPSALAAETLKYVALVDGGKKAGEQTVTVGDDGVTRVDFIFKDNGRGPELKEEYQLAADGTFQRYQVKGVSTFGAPVDETFARDGDRGQWKSTSDAGTHTFTGTALYTPLGGTPATSSVALAALARQADGKLPLVPSGTLTQRKLASMEIRTGTQSRTVDLLALTGIGFTPSFVWVTRDAEPRLFAYIYPGFLQLIEDGWQGVANTLEDRQKIAEREALVALQQRLAHPLPGTTLIRNARVFDSEKAVLGASSDVVVRDGRIVSVSPAGQATMEAQQVVDAGNRVLLPGLYDMHVHAGSWEGGLHLAAGVTSARDMGNDNATLQQLMAEEKAGTLMHPRVIPAGYIEGQSPHSSQGGFVVKDLAGAKQAIDWYADHGYPQIKIYNSFPKEILRDTTAHAHQRGIRVSGHVPAFMRAQDVVEQGYDEIQHINQVMLNFFVTPETDTRTLARFYLVADKTDGLDFDSRPVQDFIAELANKQIVIDPTLATFEFLHQREGQLSPIVADVADHLPPDVQRGRRAAELNIPDDVTGARYKRSFDKLVDFTGRMYRAGVPLVAGTDELPGFTLQRELELYVQAGLTPSQVLQVATWNGAKYSRTLDDAGSIAPGKRADLVLVDGDPTQDISDIRKLALVIKDGRAYYPAEIHEALGIRPFAPALEVQSVR, from the coding sequence GTGAAGCCCGTCCTTGCCCTGTGCTACGCGTTGTTGCTGGCTCCTTCGGCACTGGCCGCCGAAACCCTGAAGTACGTGGCGCTGGTGGATGGCGGCAAGAAGGCCGGTGAGCAGACGGTCACCGTGGGGGATGATGGCGTCACCCGGGTGGACTTCATCTTCAAGGACAACGGGCGTGGGCCGGAGTTGAAGGAGGAATACCAGCTCGCGGCCGATGGCACCTTCCAGCGCTATCAGGTGAAGGGCGTCTCGACCTTCGGTGCGCCGGTGGACGAAACCTTCGCCCGCGACGGCGATCGTGGCCAATGGAAGAGTACCTCCGACGCAGGCACGCATACCTTCACCGGCACGGCGCTGTACACGCCGCTCGGCGGCACGCCGGCCACGTCGTCGGTAGCGCTGGCGGCGCTGGCCCGGCAGGCCGATGGCAAGTTGCCGCTGGTTCCCAGCGGCACGCTGACACAACGCAAGCTCGCGTCGATGGAGATCCGCACTGGCACGCAGTCGCGCACGGTCGACCTGCTGGCGCTGACCGGCATCGGCTTCACGCCGAGCTTCGTATGGGTGACGCGCGATGCCGAGCCGCGCCTGTTCGCCTACATCTATCCGGGCTTCCTGCAGCTGATCGAGGACGGCTGGCAAGGGGTGGCGAACACGCTGGAAGATCGCCAGAAGATCGCAGAGCGCGAGGCGCTGGTGGCGCTGCAGCAACGCTTGGCGCATCCGTTGCCGGGCACCACGCTGATCCGGAACGCGCGGGTTTTCGACAGCGAGAAGGCCGTGCTCGGGGCTTCCTCCGACGTGGTCGTGCGCGATGGCAGGATCGTGTCGGTATCGCCAGCCGGGCAGGCGACGATGGAGGCACAACAGGTTGTCGACGCCGGCAACCGCGTGCTGCTGCCAGGGCTCTACGACATGCACGTGCATGCGGGCAGCTGGGAGGGCGGCCTGCACCTGGCCGCGGGCGTCACCAGCGCGCGCGACATGGGCAACGACAACGCCACGCTGCAACAGTTGATGGCGGAAGAGAAGGCCGGCACGCTGATGCATCCGCGCGTGATTCCCGCCGGCTACATCGAAGGCCAGAGCCCGCATTCGTCTCAGGGCGGTTTCGTGGTGAAGGACCTGGCCGGCGCCAAGCAGGCGATCGACTGGTACGCCGATCATGGCTACCCACAGATCAAGATCTACAACTCCTTCCCGAAGGAGATCCTGCGCGACACCACCGCCCATGCGCACCAGCGCGGCATCCGCGTCAGCGGCCACGTGCCCGCCTTCATGCGGGCGCAGGACGTGGTGGAACAGGGCTATGACGAGATCCAGCACATCAACCAGGTGATGCTGAACTTCTTCGTCACGCCGGAAACCGACACGCGCACGCTGGCGCGCTTCTACCTGGTGGCGGACAAGACGGACGGGCTGGATTTCGACAGCAGGCCGGTCCAGGACTTCATCGCCGAACTGGCGAACAAGCAGATCGTCATCGACCCCACGCTGGCGACCTTCGAGTTCCTGCACCAGCGCGAGGGGCAGCTGTCGCCCATCGTCGCCGATGTAGCCGATCACCTCCCGCCGGATGTGCAGCGGGGTCGCCGCGCTGCGGAACTGAACATTCCTGACGACGTCACCGGCGCCCGGTACAAGCGCAGCTTCGACAAGCTGGTCGACTTCACCGGCCGCATGTATCGCGCCGGCGTGCCGCTGGTCGCGGGCACCGACGAACTGCCGGGCTTCACGCTGCAACGGGAGTTGGAGTTGTACGTGCAGGCAGGCCTGACGCCATCGCAGGTGCTGCAGGTGGCGACCTGGAACGGCGCGAAGTACAGCCGCACGCTGGACGATGCCGGGTCCATCGCACCCGGCAAGCGCGCCGACCTGGTGCTGGTGGATGGCGACCCGACGCAGGACATCAGCGACATCCGCAAGCTCGCGCTGGTGATCAAGGACGGGCGTGCGTACTACCCGGCCGAGATCCACGAGGCGCTGGGCATCAGGCCGTTTGCGCCTGCACTGGAAGTGCAATCCGTTCGCTGA